GCGGCTCGTCGCGGGCCGCCGTCAACGCGCGTGCTCTTCTCGCCCGCTACCGCTGAGCCCGGCGTTCAGTCGAGCACCTCGGCATCCGCTCACTAGGCTGACGACGTGGAGTCAACCTGGCGCGAGAGGACGGTCTGGGCCGTTGCGCTCCTCAGCGTCCTGGTCGGGTCGATCCTCGTCTACCTCGGTGTCGGCACCGCGCGAGGCGCCGGCATCGGCTGGCTGGAGTACATCCGCGAGATGTTCGCGCTGGTCGACCATGTCTCGGTCGGACCCGGTGCGGTCTTGGGTGTCCTCCTCGTCGGGTTTGGCACGATGACCATCGCCTTCCTTTCGTGCCGGTGGTGGTCATTGCGCCGGGATGATGCGCCGGACCGGGGCCGTCGATCTCGGGCTCTCACCGTGGCCAGGTGGGGCACAGCCACCCTCATCGTGATCGGCCTGTTCACCGTCCTCATCGGCATGAGCGCTCCGCAGCCGTCCTTCTCGTACCAGCCCACCTACCTCGAGTCCCCGTCTGTCATCGAAAACCCGAGGATGCTCTTCGACACCATCTATGTCTCATCGTCCACTTTCGTGGGTGCCGGGGTGCTGTGGGCGGGTCTTCTGGCGATGAGCGTTCTGATCGGCCGCGCCGTGGTCACCGGCCGCCCGTCGACCGCGCCCCTCTCCGGCATCCGTCGCGGGCCTGCGATCTGGTGGAGTGGCATCTGGTGGAGTGGCAACTGGTGGAGTGGCGTCGCTCTCAGCGCGATCGGGTTGGCGATGCTCGTGATCTCTCGCGTGACCCTCCCCCCTGTCCCGGACTATGCCGAGTTCATGCCCCCTGTCCCGTCTTCGTCCGTGTATCTGATCGAGGTAGCGGACACCAGCGGTTGGGTGACGGCCTCGTTCATCGGCGCCGCGCTGGCCGTCGTGGGGATGCTGATCATGTGCGGCGTCCTCACCCTCTCGGCCCCCGCGCGGCAGACGGAGACCGCCGCAACCGCCACCGCTGACTGACCCGCGTCAGCGGCCCACCGGCTCCGTCACCCGCTCGCTCTTCGCCGCCGCGCGGGCGCGTGACCGCGCGACGATCCGGCCGCGGATCGCGAAGGCGAGCACCGCGGCGAGCACGACGTAGAGGCCGATGCTGATGGGACTGTGCACGAGCACCGAGAAGTCTCCGTTCGCGCTCATCGCGGCATCCCGCAGGCTCGTCTCGGCCAGCGGACCCAGCACCATGCCGATGATGAGCGGGGCGAGCGGGTAGTCGAGCGCCCGGAGCAGGAACCCGACGACACCGATGCCGAGCAGGATCAGCAGGTCGACCAGCGAGCCCGACGTCGCGTAGATGCCCAGTGCGCAGAACACGGTGATGCCCGCGAAGAGGTAGGGGCGCGGGATGAGGAGGAGCTTGGCCCACAGCATCGCGAACGGCAGGTTCAGGACGAGCAGCACCACCATCGCGATGAAGAAGCTCGCCAGCAGCGACCACACGAGGTCGGGCGCGCGGTCGAACAGGAGCGGTCCCGGCTGCAACCCGTACTGGCGGAACGCGGCGAGCATGATCGCCGCCGTGGCGGAGATCGGCAGACCGAGCGCGAGCAGCGCCCCCATCGCCATACCGGTGGTCGAGTTACCCGCTGCCTCCGGAGCCGCGAGGCCGCGGATGGCGCCCTTGCCGAACTGCGGATGGGGGCGACGCGCATCGAGCCGCTTCTCCAGCCCGTAGGCGAGGAACGTGGGGATCTCCGATCCGCCGGCGGGGATGACGCCGAAGGGAAGCCCGATCGCGGTGCCGCGCAGCCACGCCGGGGTCGCTTCGCGGAGCTCCTTGCGGCTGAGCCACGGGCGGCCCGTCGGACGCAGCAGTTTCTTGTTCGACGTGTGACGCTCCAGGCAGGCGACGTAGATCACTTCGCCGAGGGCGAGGATGCCGACCGTCACCGTGACCAGCGACACCCCGTCGAACAGGTACGGCGAGTCCATCGTGAACCGGGGGGCGCCCGAGACGCCGTCGACGCCGATGACGGCGATGCCGAGCCCGAGGAACAGCGCGGTGAGGCCCTTCAGGGCGTTGTCGGTTACCACCGACGACGTCGCCGCGAAGGCGAAGACAGCGAGCGCGAAGAACTCGGCGGGCCCGAACCGGCTGGAGAAGTCGGCGAGGGCGGGGGCGAGGAACACGAGCACGACGCACGCGACGAAACCGCCGATGAAGGCGCCGATCGCGGCGGTCGCGAGAGCCTGGGCGGCCCTCCCGTTGAGCGCCATCTTGTGGCCTTCGAAGGTCGATGCGATCGCCGAGGCCTGCCCCGGCGTGTTCATCAGGATGCCCATCGTCGAATCACCGAAGAGGCCGCCGAAGTACACGCCGGCGAACATGATGAACGCCGCGGTCGGGTCGAGCGAGAACGTTATGGGGAGCAGCAGCGCCACCGCCATCGACGACCCGAGGCCGGGCAGCACGCCCACCGCCGTGCCGAGCAGGCAGCCGATGAGCACCCACATGAGGTTGATGGGCGTGAAGGCGCCGAGGAACCCCTCGCCGAGCATCTGCAAAGCGTCCATGTCAGAAACCTCCGAGGATGCCGGACGGCAACGGCAGGCCGAGGGCCATGTCGAAGCCGATGTAGGCGAGGGAACTCATCGTCAGTCCGACGACGAGGCTGGCGATCGGCTTGGTCGATCCGAAGCCGCGGGCGACGCCCCAGAACAGCAGGCCCGCGGCGATGACCCACCCGAGCAGGTTCAACAGGAACGCGAACGCGAGGAACGACCCGAGGATCCACAGCAGCGACCGCACGTCGATGCGGACGGCGCGGGGCTCGTCCGCGGCATCCTCTCCGGCTTCCGCCGCGAGGAGTTCGGCGGTGCGGGGGTCGGGGAGGCTCCGCACCTCGCGGATGCCCGACACCGCCAGGGCGATCGCGAAGCCGTAGAGCCCGACCGTGATGATCGCCGGGAAGAACTGCGGCCCCGGGAAGTCGGCCGAGCTCGGCACGCGCATCGTGATGATGCCGACGAGCAGGTAGGTCGCAAACGCGGCCACGACGACCGGCATCGTCAGCGCCTTCGCCAGCGCCGCCATCCCGGGCCGGGAGACGATGCGCAGCCGGTCGCCGAGAACAGCGGATGCCGATGTGGGGTTCGGTGGGAAAGTCACAGGCCCATCTCCTCGTACAGGGTGCGGATGCGGCTCTCCTCGTCGTCGAGGAACGTCGCGAGCTCGTCACCGGTGATGATGCGTTCGGTCCAGCGGTAGCGGTCGATGGCATCCCGCCACTGCGGCGTCTCGACGCTGTCGAGCACGAGCTGTGTGAGGCCCTCGACCTCCGACTCCTCGAGCCCGGCAGGCGCGGCGAGCATGCGCCAGTTGGTGAGGGTGACGTCGTAGCCCTGGTCGACCGCCGTGGGGATGTCGATCCCGTCGATCGGCTCCTGCGCGACGAGCGCGAGCGCGCGCAGCCGCCCCGCCTCGATCTGGTCGATGTTGTCGGGATAGCCTCCCGTGGCCGCCTGGGCCGTGCCGTTGAGCAGCGCCTGGATGGCCTCGCCGCCGCCGTCGGAGGAGATGTAGGTGGTCTCGAGCGGGTCGATCCCCGCCGCGAGGGCGAGATCGGTGACGACGAGCTGGTCGAAGGATCCGCCACCGGTCCACGGGAGCGCCTTCGGATCGTCACGCCACGCCGCGACGAGGTCGTCGAGCGTCTCGTAGGGCGAGTCGGCCGGCACGACGATGACGTCGTACTCCTCGACGATCACCGCGAGCGGCGTGACGTCGTCGAGGGTGGCGGCCGAACCGAACTGGATCGTCGCCGCCAGCAGCCCCGTACCGCCGACGAGCAGGTTGTTCGGCTGACCGTTCAGCACCGACACGTTGCCGAGCGCGATCGTTCCGCCGGCTCCCGGCATGTTCACGACCTGCACGTTGTTGACGAGGCCGTTCGCCTTCTGCGCCTGCTGCAGTTCGCGCGCGACCCCGTCCCAGCCACCGCCGGCGGCCGCGGGGGCGATGATCGTCATCGACGCGCTGATGTCTTGACCGGACGCGGCCGAGCTGATCGAACCGAACGCCGCGACACCGATGGCGGCGACGGCGATCAGACCGCCGACAGCGCGGCCGATCGCTCGTCCTGGCCCGGATCTGGGGGGAAGGGGCTCCTGGGTCATCATTGCTCCATTCGCGCGGACATCGTCGTCGCCGCGGGATCGACCTAGGATGGCACCGCCGGTCCGCACCGTCGCGCCGCCGGCGCTTTGTTCTCTTAAACGCCGATGGATGCCGACGCGTGGACCCCGACGGGAGAGTGACGACGATGGCGATGCGGCCGAGCCCCCGGGCGATCCGCCTGGCGATGATCCTCCTGCCCTCCGTCGTCGCCCTCGCCGCCCTCGCTGCGACGGTCATGATCGCCCTCTGGTTGCAGGAGAAGAGCATCCGGGATGCCACGGCCGAACGTGTCCAGGAGGTGGCGTCGAGCCTCGCCGAACTGCCGCAGGTGCGGGCCACGCTCGCGGCGAACGTCGGCGCGGGCACCCCCGCCGACCTCGCCGACGCCGACGACCTGGCCGACGCCACCGCCACCCTGCAGCCGATCGCCGACCTCGTGGCGGAGGCCGCGGGGGTCTACTACGCCGTGATCACCGACGACGAAGGGGTGCGCATCACCCACCCGCTCGCGTCGGAGCGCGGCATCCAAGTGTCGACGACGAACGAATCCGTGCTCGCCGGCACCCCGTTCCTCGGCACCGAGACGGGTCCGTCGGGGCGGTCGCTGCGCGCGAAGGTTCCCGTGCGGAGCGCCGACGGCGACGTCGTCGGCATGGTCGCCGTGGGGGTGCTGGAATCCGACATCGAGTCGCAGCGCGTCGAAGCGCTCGCAGGCCTCCTCCCCTGGGCCGCGGGGGCACTCGTCGTCGCCACGATCGTGAGCTCGCTCGTGACGGCCGCTGTCGAGCGCCGCTTCCGCCGGCTCGACGGGCTCGCCGCCGAGCACGCCCAGATGCAGCGCACGACCGCGGCCCTCCAGGAGCAGGCGCACGAGTTCCACACCCGACTGCACGTCGTGCACGGCCTCGTCACGGCGGGGGAACCGCACGCCGCGCTGGACTACATCGAAGACGTCGTCGCGGTGAGCGACGCGACCCCGGGCGACGCGCTGGGCGAGAGTGGCGGCCCCGGGGGCGGTGTGGCGGCATCGGCTCTGCGGGATGCCGCGATGCACGCCATCCGTGCCGACCTCCTCGAGCGCGGCGCCCTGGCCGAGTTCGACTTCGAACCCGGCGCCGACCTCGACGACGACGTCGTGTCGATCCTCACGAACCTCAGCCGCAACGCCGGCGAGGCAGGAGCGTCGCGGGTGCGCTGCACGCTCCGCCGCTCGGGCGACCGCCTGTACGGCGCGGTCGACGACGACGGCCCGGGCGTCGACCGGCACGTCGCGGCCCGGATCTTCACGCGCGGACTCTCCACCAAAGCGGATGCCGACGGCCGCAGCCGCGGCATCGGGCTCGATCTCGTGCGTCGGCTCGTGACCGCCCGGGACGGCTCGGTCGAAGTCGGCGCGTCGCCGCTGGGCGGGGCGCGCTTCTCGTTCGAACTGGCGGCACGCACGTGAGCACGCTCGTGCGGGTGCTCGTCGTGGACGACGACCGTGGGGCCCGAGCCCTGCACGCCGGATTCGTCGCCGCGACCCCCGGCTTCGTCGTCACCGGCACGGCGGCCACCGGAACGGACGCGCTCCGGCTGGCGGCCGACGCCGACCTCGTGCTCCTCGACATGCGCCTCCCCGACATCAGCGGCATCGAAGTGCTCCACCGCCTGCGCACCATGGCCGGCCCCGAACGCGACGTGCTCGTGATCAGCTCGTCGCGAGACCAGACCACCGTGCGCCAGGCGATGGCGGGCCGCGTCGTGGGCTACCTCGTGAAGCCGTTCACGAAGGAAGCCCTGCAGGAGCGCCTCGCCCACTACGCCGCCACCCGCACCGAGCGCCCGGACGACGCGGAGCCCCCACGCCAGGTTCCCCTCGGCCAGGGGGAGATCGATCGGCTGTTCACCGGCGGCATCCGCACCGCTCGGCGTGCTTCCGGCCGAGGTGCTCCCGGGATGGGCGCGCTCGGTCGGGGCGCTCCCGGCCAGGGCGCGCTTGGCCGGGGCACCTCCGACCCGGGCACTTCCGGCCCGGGCGCTCCCGCGTCGCTGCCGAAGGGGCTCGCGGCGACGACCCTCGATCGCGTCATCGCCGCGCTCGACCCCGTCACCGCCATGACCGCCGCCGACGTGGCCGCCGCGTGCGGACTCTCCTCGGCCACCGCACACCGCTACCTCGCCCACCTCGTGGAGACCGGCGCAGCCGACCTCGCCCACCGGTACGGACGCCGCGGACGCCCGCAGGTGCTCTACCGCCTCACCCCCGACGCCACTCCCCTCTCCGACGCCTGACGATCGGCGTCACTCGTGCTCCGGCAGGATCGGCGTCGACCACCCGGCATCCCGGCCCAGTTGGATCGCGCGGCCGAGCGACTCGGCGCCGAACCGGTCGCGCACCGCATCGAAGACTGAGTCGAGCCGCGCCCCGTCGCCCCAGTCGATGGGCAGTTCCGGCGGCACCTCGTCGCCCCGGGCGAGCTGACCGAACGACACCCCGATCAGCGTCAGCCCGCGCGCTGCGATCTCCGGCTGTGCGGCGGCGAGCAGTCCCCGCGCCGCACCGAGCAGCACTGCCGTGCGGTCGGACGGCGAGCGCAGCGTGCGCGACCGCGTCGCCTTCGCGAAGTCGGCGAACCGCAGCCGCAGGGTGACGGTGCGGCATCCGCGCTCCCCGTCGCGTAGGCGGCGGGCCAGCCGGTCGACGATCTGCGTCAGGATGACCTCCACCTCCTCCGGAGCGCGCGGGCGTGAGCCGAGCGCCCGCTGCGAGCCGATCGACCCGCGCCGCCGCGTCGTGACGACCGGTCTCGGATCGAGCAGACGCGCCATCGCGTGCACATGCGCCCCCGCGGCCCGCCCGAGCAGCCGCTCGGCCGTCGCCGCCTCCATCTCCGCCAGTTGCCCGACCGTGCGGATGCCGAAGCGGTGCAGCTTCTCGGCCGTGACCGCCCCGACGCCCCACAGCCGTTCCACCGGCAGTGGGAGCAGGAACGCCTCCTCCCCGTCAGGCTCCACGACCAGCAGACCGTCGGGTTTGCTGACCGCGCTCGCGACCTTCGCGAGGAACTTCGTGCGCGCGACGCCGACCGAGATCGGTAGTCCCACCTCCCCCCGCACGCGCTCCCGCAGACCGTGGGCGATGTGGACGGGGTCGCCGACCAGCCGTCGCAGTCCCCCGACCTCGAGGAACGCCTCGTCGATCGACAGGCCCTCCACGAGCGGCGTCGTGTCGCGGAAGATGTCGAACACGGCACGGCTGGCGGCGGCATAGGCATCCATCCGGGGCGGGACCACCACGGCATCCGGGCACAGTTCCCGCGCCTGCCGGCCACCCATCGCCGTCTTGATGCCGCGCGCCTTCGCCTCGTAGCTCGCGGCGAGCACCACCCCGCCTCCGACGATCACCGGTCTCCCCCGCAGCGCCGGGTTGTCGCGCTGCTCGACCGACGCGTAGAAGGCGTCGAGATCGGCGTGGAGCACGGTCGCCTCCCCGCGCATATCGCCTCCCCCCTCGGGCCCGAGGAGAGGATCGTCGCACTCACCCCCGACATACCGGAGCCGCCGCGGCTGCCCGGGCGGAAGATAGAGGCATGCGCCCCTCCCAGCCGTGGACTTGCCCGACCTGCGGTGACCCGCTGCGCTTCGAGATCCTCGACGACGAGCGCTTCCTCGTCGTGTGGTCGTGCCTGACTTGCGGCCCGATCCGCACGACCGAACCCGTGTGACGCGCGCTCCGTGGGGACCGGCACTCGCCGTCGCGGGGCTGGTCGCGCTGAGCTACCTCATCGGACGCTGACGCGTCGGCCGCTCGCCGCGCGCCCGCACGGCAGCGCCGAAGGCGTGATTCAGCGCTGGCGTCCGAGCCAGGCGACGCCGCTCAGCACGCACGCGCCGGTGCCCGTGACGACGCCCGCGCCGAAGACGTAGAGGGCGGCACGGGAGAGTCCCGGAACGTCCACGGAGTAGCCCGACCCGTCGTCGAGGGAATCACGGGACAGCGCCATCCAGATGAAGAGGAGGATGACGGCGCACGCGATGGTCGCCGTCCACAGGACGAGCGCGTAGGGATTCCGCTGCATGTGCGCACTCTATCGTCGACGCCGAAACCGCCACGGGCCCGGGGGCTGTCGGCGCGCGCCCCACAGGAGTATCTTCGGGACCATCTCGACGGGGAGATGGGGGAATCTCATGACCGTAGATACCGGCATCCGCATGCCGTACATCGTCACGACGATCATCCTGGTGGTGGCGGGCCTGGTCCTCGGACCGATCCTCCTCACCAGCTCGACGATCACGCAGACGCCCGTCGAGGGGATCGCCGCGTTCGCGATCCTCTACGTGCTGGCGCAGGCCATCGAGCGCGTGAATCAGCTCCTGGTGCCGGTGCTCGACCGCCTCCTCTCGGCGGTCAGTGGCGCGCCCACCGCGACGGACAAGAAGCGGACGGCGCTGACGGCGGTACGCGAGCAGGCGGCCGCGATGCGAGGGTTCGGCGTCTCCGCCTACTCCGCCGACGCCCAGTCCGAGGCCGACGAAGCCGTGACCACCGCGAACATCGAGAAGGCCCTGCTGACGAACGGGCTCGCCTTCCTCCTCGCAATGCTCCTGGTCGGGCTGTTCAAGTTCTCGCTGCTGGCCTCGCTCGGCTACACGAACGTGCCGTCCGTGGTCGACATCGTCATCACCGCGACCGCCATCATGGGCGGTTCGGCGGGCCTCGGCGACCTCATCAGCAAGATCCAGAAGTCCAAGACCGCCGACGAGACCGCCGTCTGACCTCTCCGCCGCCGAACCGGGACCGCGTACAGGCTGAATCCACCGCGGAGTCACTCCCACCGCAGGACTCTTGCAGTTTTGCCTGTAAGCGGGCACACCAGCCGCCGCGTCAGTGCATGCGCCGTCGGCTCGGCACACGCGCCGCGGAGTCAGCGCACGCGCCGCCGGTAGATCGCGGCAGCCACCGCGAACGCCGCCACCAGGAGCCCGCCGCACCACGCGAGCGCCACGGCCAGGGCGCCACCCGGAGCGTTGCCCGTCAACAGCGCCCGGATCGCGTCGACGATCGCCGTCACCGGCTGGTTCTCGGCGAACCACCGCACGGGGCCGGGCATCGTCTCGGTGGGCACGAAGGCCGAGCTGATGAACGGCAGGAAGATCAGCGGGTAGCTGAAGGCGCTCGCACCGTCGACCGTCTTGGCCGACAGGCCCGCGATGACGGCGATCCACGTGAGGGCGAGCGTGAAGAGCATCAGGATGCCGATGACCGCCAGCCAGGCGAGCACCCCGGCCGGCGACCGGAACCCGAGCACCAGCGCGACGCCGACCACGACAGCGAGCGAGACGAGATTCGCGACGAGCGAGGTGAGCACGTGCGCCCACAGGATGCTCGACCGGGCGATCGGCATGGACTGGAACCTCTCCACGATGCCGCCCTGCAGGTCGAGGAACAGTCGGTACGACGTGTATGCCACGCCGGAGGCGATCGTGATGAGCAGGATGCCGGGGAGCAGGTAGTCGATGTAGGGGGTCTCGCCCGTGTCGATCGCACCCCCGAACACGTACACGAACAGGAGCATGAAGGCGATGGGCATGATCGCGGTCGTGATGATGGTGTCGGGGCTGCGCAGGATGTGGCGCAGCGACCGGCCGGTGAGCACGGCGGTGTCGCCGACAGCGTGCGTGGTCATGATTCCTCCTTCGCCGCGTCGCCGGCGGCGCTCCTCCCGACGACGGCGAGGAACACCTCCTCGAGCGTCGGCTGCTTCTCGACGTACTCGACGGTCGCTGCCGGCAGCAGCGTCTTCAGTTCGGCGAGCGTCCCGTCGGCGATGATGCGACCCTCGTGGAGGATCGCGATGCGGTCGGCGAGCTGTTCGGCCTCGTCGAGGTATTGGGTCGTGAGCACCACGGTGGTGCCCCCGGCGGCGAGTTCGCGGACGGCATCCCACACGTCGATCCGCGCCTGCGGGTCGAGGCCCGTGGTGGGTTCGTCGAGGAAGATGACCGCCGGGTCGCCGATGAGGCTCATCGCGATGTCGAGCCGGCGGCGCATGCCGCCCGAGTAGGTCCCTGCCCGGCGTCCGCCGGCGTCGGTGAGCGCGAACCGGCCAAGGAGGCGGTCGGCGACGGCATCCGGCTGAGTGACGTGTCGCAGCCGTGCGACGAGCAGGAGGTTCTCCCGCCCGGTGAGCACGTCGTCCACCGCGGTGAACTGGCCCGTCAGGCTGATCGCGCGGCGCACGTCGCCCGATAGGGCTGCGACGTCGAAGCCCTGGACGGATGCCGTGCCGGCATCCGCTCGGAGGAGTGTCGACAGGATGCGCACGAGCGTCGTCTTGCCCGCGCCGTTCGAGCCCAGGAGGGCGAAGACGCTGCCGGGGGCGATGTCGAGGTCGACGCCGCGGAGCACCTCGACGTCGCCGAACGATTTCCGGAGCCCCTCGATGCGGACAGCGGATGCCGTCGGCGTCGCGGTCATGATGCCGCCTCCCGTTGCGCCTTCTCGACGGTCTCGATCAGCCGGCTGCGCTCCTTGTCGATCCAGTGGCGACCCGCGTAGGCGTTTGCGAATTCCTCGCCGAACGCGACCGGGTCGTCGCCGACGATGTCGTGGACGGTCGAGCCGTCGACGGCGGCGCGCTCCCACAGGTCGACGAAGTCACCGATGAGGGTGACGAGCGTCTCGCCGTCGAGGAAGCCGCCGTAGTACATGAAGTAGCGGTGGTAGCCCTGGGCGACGCTCCGGTACGGCTCGGGGAGCGCGTCGATGCGGCGCATGCTCTGCCGGTACTGCTTCTTCTGCTCGAGAGACCCGGTGAGGGCCTCGATCCATTTCGCGGCCATGTCAGTGTCCTCCGTGCTGGAGCTGGTCGAGTCGTTCGGTGAGGAAGCTCCAGGTCCTCCAGAACTCGGTGAGGTAGGCGCGGCCGTCGTCGGTGAGCGAGTACACCTTGCGCGGCGGGCCCTTCTCGGACGGCACCTTCTCGACGTCGACGAGGCCGCGCTGCTCGACTCGCACGAGGAGCGCGTAGATGGTGCCCTCGGCGATGTCCGAGAACCCCCGGTCGCGCAGCGATGCGGTGATCTCGTAGCCGTAGGCGGGGCGGTCCGCGAGCAGCGCGAGCACGATTCCTTCCAGGACGCCCTTGAGCATCTCGGTCGCCTGCTTGCCCATGCCGCCTCCGTCGCGTGTCGATCGTGTGGTAGTCACTGTCACTGACTACCGCTAGATAGTAACGCCGAGTACCGGTAGATAGCAAGACTGAATACCGAGCGGATGCCGGTGCGGTCAGTCGAGCTGCAGGCGGTAGCCCATCCCCGCTTCGGTGAGCAGGTATCGCGGGTGCGCGGGGTCGGGTTCGAGCTTCCGGCGCAGCTGGGAGATGTACAGCCGCAGATAGCCGGTGTCGCTCACGTGCTCCGAGCCCCAGATGGTCGTGAGGATCGTGTGCCGTGTGACGAGTCGGCCGGGGTTTCGCAGGAGGATCTCCAGCAGTTGCCACTCCGTGGGGGTGAGCCGGATGCGTTCCGTGCGTCCGTCGACGACGCGCGTCACACTGCGCGCGACGAGGTCGACCGACACGTCGCCGAGCTCCACGACGGGGTCGGGCTCCTGCTGCGGGGCGCGCCGCGTCAACGCACGGATGCGGGCGAGCAGCTCGTCCACGGCGAACGGCTTGGTGACGTAGTCGTCCGCCCCGGCATCGAGGGCGTCGACCTTGTCGCCGGAACCGGTGCGGCCCGAGACCACGAGGATCGGGGCGTCGGACCAGCCGCGGATCGCGTGGATCACGTCGAGGCCGTCGAGGGCGGGCATGCCGAGGTCGAGCAGGTAGATGTCGGGTCGACGGTCGACGGCGGCGGCGATCGCCTGGGCGCCGTCGGCGGCCGTCACGACGTCGTACCCCTGCGCGGAGAGGGTAATGCGCAGCGCGCGCACGATCTGCGGATCGTCGTCGGCGATGAGGATCCTCACTCCGGCACTCCGTTCGACGGCTGTGCGAGCGGCAGCGCGATCACCATCGTGAGCCCTCCTCCGGGTGTGTCCTCCGGCGTGAGCGTACCGCCCATCCCCTCGACGAACCCCTTCGAGAGGGCCAGGCCGAGGCCGAGCCCCGCCGTGTTGTCCGTGTCGCCCAGCCGTTGGAACGGCAGGAAGATGTCGTCGCGACGATCGGCCGGCACCCCGGGACCGTGGTCGACGATGCGCATCTCGACCGCGTCGCCGAAGACACTCGTCGCGATACGCACTTTGCGACCGGCCGGCGAGTGGCGCACGGCGTTGGCGAGGACGTTGACCACCGCGCGCTGCAGCAGCACAGGATCGGCGCGGACGGTGACCGGAGCGAGGTCGAGGTCGACGACGCCGGGACCGAGCCCCAGCTCGTCGAGCGCCGGCAGCACGACGTCGGCGGGGTCGACGTCGGCGAGCGAGATCGCGAGGGCGCCCGCCTGCAGGCGGCTGACGTCGAGCAGATCCGTCACGAGGGTCCCGAGCGTCGCGAGGCTCTCACCGGCGGTCTCGATCAGCTCGTCGCGGTCGCTCTCGCTCGCGACACCGACGCGGAGCCCGCCGACGGCCGCCGTCGCTGCCGCGAGGGGGCGCCGCAGGTCGTGGCTGAGCGCGGACAGGAGGGCGCTGCGCACCCGATCGGATGCCGCGAGCGGCTCGAGCTCGCGCGCCGTCTCGGCGAGGTCGCGATGCTGGAGAGCCGCTTCGAGTTGGGAGACGATCACGGCGAGCAGCCGCCGCTCCGACGCGGGCAGATAGTGGCCGTGGAGCTCCAGGACGGCGCGATCACCGACGGGAACGGTCGCATGCCGGCCATCGGGCAGCGGCTCGCCGCTCGTGGCCACGACCTCGCCGTCGTTCGTGAGCCGCACGCCGGCCAGCCCGAACGCCTCGCGGGCGCGCTCGACGAGCGCTTCGACCGACCCGCTCCCCCGCACGACGCTCCCGGCGACGGTCTGCAGGAGTTCGGACTCGGCCGCCGCCCGCCGCGCGGCGCGGGTCTTGCGTGCGGCCCGGTCGACGACGAAGCTCACGAGCACCGCGATCGTGACGTAGAGCGCGAGCGCGAGGAGATGCAGCGGCTCGTGCACCCGGATCGTGTAGAGCGGCTCGACGAAGAAGAAGTCGAGGGTGATCCCGCTCAGCACCGCGGCCCACAGCGCCGGCCAGATGCCGCCGACGAGGGCCACGACAACCACGAGGAGCTGATAGCTCAGCACATCACTCGTGATCGACTCGGCGGAGCGGAAACTCACCAGAAGCCACGTGAGGAGCGGACCGCCGAGCATCGCGACCGCGAAGCCCGCGAGCCGCCGGCGCATGGTCAGCGCACCGCCCAGACGCGGCAGCGCGAAGCGCCCGCCCGCCGCCGAGTGGGTG
This genomic window from Candidatus Microbacterium phytovorans contains:
- a CDS encoding tripartite tricarboxylate transporter permease, translated to MDALQMLGEGFLGAFTPINLMWVLIGCLLGTAVGVLPGLGSSMAVALLLPITFSLDPTAAFIMFAGVYFGGLFGDSTMGILMNTPGQASAIASTFEGHKMALNGRAAQALATAAIGAFIGGFVACVVLVFLAPALADFSSRFGPAEFFALAVFAFAATSSVVTDNALKGLTALFLGLGIAVIGVDGVSGAPRFTMDSPYLFDGVSLVTVTVGILALGEVIYVACLERHTSNKKLLRPTGRPWLSRKELREATPAWLRGTAIGLPFGVIPAGGSEIPTFLAYGLEKRLDARRPHPQFGKGAIRGLAAPEAAGNSTTGMAMGALLALGLPISATAAIMLAAFRQYGLQPGPLLFDRAPDLVWSLLASFFIAMVVLLVLNLPFAMLWAKLLLIPRPYLFAGITVFCALGIYATSGSLVDLLILLGIGVVGFLLRALDYPLAPLIIGMVLGPLAETSLRDAAMSANGDFSVLVHSPISIGLYVVLAAVLAFAIRGRIVARSRARAAAKSERVTEPVGR
- a CDS encoding ATP-binding protein; amino-acid sequence: MAMRPSPRAIRLAMILLPSVVALAALAATVMIALWLQEKSIRDATAERVQEVASSLAELPQVRATLAANVGAGTPADLADADDLADATATLQPIADLVAEAAGVYYAVITDDEGVRITHPLASERGIQVSTTNESVLAGTPFLGTETGPSGRSLRAKVPVRSADGDVVGMVAVGVLESDIESQRVEALAGLLPWAAGALVVATIVSSLVTAAVERRFRRLDGLAAEHAQMQRTTAALQEQAHEFHTRLHVVHGLVTAGEPHAALDYIEDVVAVSDATPGDALGESGGPGGGVAASALRDAAMHAIRADLLERGALAEFDFEPGADLDDDVVSILTNLSRNAGEAGASRVRCTLRRSGDRLYGAVDDDGPGVDRHVAARIFTRGLSTKADADGRSRGIGLDLVRRLVTARDGSVEVGASPLGGARFSFELAART
- the dinB gene encoding DNA polymerase IV, with protein sequence MRGEATVLHADLDAFYASVEQRDNPALRGRPVIVGGGVVLAASYEAKARGIKTAMGGRQARELCPDAVVVPPRMDAYAAASRAVFDIFRDTTPLVEGLSIDEAFLEVGGLRRLVGDPVHIAHGLRERVRGEVGLPISVGVARTKFLAKVASAVSKPDGLLVVEPDGEEAFLLPLPVERLWGVGAVTAEKLHRFGIRTVGQLAEMEAATAERLLGRAAGAHVHAMARLLDPRPVVTTRRRGSIGSQRALGSRPRAPEEVEVILTQIVDRLARRLRDGERGCRTVTLRLRFADFAKATRSRTLRSPSDRTAVLLGAARGLLAAAQPEIAARGLTLIGVSFGQLARGDEVPPELPIDWGDGARLDSVFDAVRDRFGAESLGRAIQLGRDAGWSTPILPEHE
- a CDS encoding response regulator; the protein is MSTLVRVLVVDDDRGARALHAGFVAATPGFVVTGTAATGTDALRLAADADLVLLDMRLPDISGIEVLHRLRTMAGPERDVLVISSSRDQTTVRQAMAGRVVGYLVKPFTKEALQERLAHYAATRTERPDDAEPPRQVPLGQGEIDRLFTGGIRTARRASGRGAPGMGALGRGAPGQGALGRGTSDPGTSGPGAPASLPKGLAATTLDRVIAALDPVTAMTAADVAAACGLSSATAHRYLAHLVETGAADLAHRYGRRGRPQVLYRLTPDATPLSDA
- a CDS encoding tripartite tricarboxylate transporter TctB family protein: MTFPPNPTSASAVLGDRLRIVSRPGMAALAKALTMPVVVAAFATYLLVGIITMRVPSSADFPGPQFFPAIITVGLYGFAIALAVSGIREVRSLPDPRTAELLAAEAGEDAADEPRAVRIDVRSLLWILGSFLAFAFLLNLLGWVIAAGLLFWGVARGFGSTKPIASLVVGLTMSSLAYIGFDMALGLPLPSGILGGF
- a CDS encoding tripartite tricarboxylate transporter substrate-binding protein, encoding MMTQEPLPPRSGPGRAIGRAVGGLIAVAAIGVAAFGSISSAASGQDISASMTIIAPAAAGGGWDGVARELQQAQKANGLVNNVQVVNMPGAGGTIALGNVSVLNGQPNNLLVGGTGLLAATIQFGSAATLDDVTPLAVIVEEYDVIVVPADSPYETLDDLVAAWRDDPKALPWTGGGSFDQLVVTDLALAAGIDPLETTYISSDGGGEAIQALLNGTAQAATGGYPDNIDQIEAGRLRALALVAQEPIDGIDIPTAVDQGYDVTLTNWRMLAAPAGLEESEVEGLTQLVLDSVETPQWRDAIDRYRWTERIITGDELATFLDDEESRIRTLYEEMGL